From the genome of Niabella agricola, one region includes:
- a CDS encoding DUF6799 domain-containing protein: MKKVTLAMMALFFITSAATAQESKKKPEAVQKTTQQKQTLAECCIMKGKKMFHYKDGKETPITKEEEINHMNVSPDGTCKMKDGKTIKLKSGECCDAKGAVHKNCQTLLKKG; the protein is encoded by the coding sequence ATGAAAAAAGTAACATTGGCAATGATGGCGTTGTTCTTCATTACTTCGGCTGCAACAGCGCAGGAATCAAAAAAGAAGCCGGAAGCTGTTCAAAAAACAACACAACAAAAACAAACCCTGGCTGAGTGCTGTATCATGAAGGGCAAAAAAATGTTTCACTACAAAGATGGTAAAGAAACGCCCATAACTAAAGAAGAGGAGATCAATCATATGAACGTTTCACCCGATGGAACCTGCAAAATGAAAGACGGGAAAACCATAAAGCTAAAAAGCGGCGAATGTTGCGATGCAAAAGGGGCCGTCCACAAGAACTGCCAGACATTACTAAAAAAGGGTTAG
- a CDS encoding FadR/GntR family transcriptional regulator codes for MSIQKLRRIENLSQVDKIEMSLQEYLRTENFQPGDPLPKEMELAKAMGVSRTAIREALSRFRTLGIIESRKNRGMLIARPDVFNIVGRILTPQLLDEDTLNEIFEMRLVIEVGLGDLLFLRRHNIDFKKLNDIIKNEQKATHKLEIVKYDIEFHSMLYKFSGNKTIMRFQKMLLPIFDHVYAKLSESSDAYSKNKIEEKEPVTHQDLVNTLKDGTLETFRTQMRKHLMVYFRKLNAD; via the coding sequence ATGTCAATACAAAAACTACGACGCATAGAAAACCTAAGCCAGGTCGACAAGATCGAAATGAGTTTACAGGAATACCTGCGTACCGAAAATTTTCAACCTGGAGATCCATTACCTAAAGAAATGGAGCTGGCCAAGGCAATGGGTGTAAGTCGCACCGCAATACGGGAGGCGCTCTCCCGGTTCCGGACCCTGGGCATTATTGAATCACGCAAAAACCGGGGCATGCTGATTGCTCGTCCTGACGTTTTTAATATTGTAGGCCGCATACTCACTCCCCAACTGTTGGATGAAGACACGCTAAATGAAATTTTTGAAATGCGACTGGTCATTGAGGTCGGGCTTGGCGACCTGCTCTTCTTACGCAGGCATAATATTGATTTCAAAAAGCTAAATGATATCATTAAAAATGAACAGAAAGCCACTCATAAGCTCGAAATAGTAAAATATGATATCGAATTTCATTCAATGCTCTATAAATTTTCGGGCAATAAAACAATTATGCGCTTTCAAAAAATGCTGCTCCCGATCTTTGACCATGTATACGCCAAACTTAGTGAATCCTCGGATGCCTATTCAAAGAACAAAATTGAAGAAAAAGAGCCCGTAACCCACCAGGACCTGGTAAATACCCTTAAAGACGGAACACTGGAAACATTCAGAACCCAAATGCGAAAACACCTGATGGTCTATTTCAGAAAATTAAACGCGGACTAG
- the nanU gene encoding SusD family outer membrane lipoprotein NanU, with the protein MKKYFIGITCYCMFLLFFTACNKKLDLTPVSTYSDASFWKSPDQVDVFVTGMHIALRSSNYQLILLGEMRADIFGTDPGSSSAFTGESTAGLERMWTNNLNQDNAGVANYANFYFNINQINLLINKINTVPLMDAGTKNYYLGIAYGMRAYYYFHLLRSWGKTVLQTTPTLNIDISELAKAAAPEDSVMTQIKSDIESSVASFGNDYTFKSQKGFWSKTATLMLKSEVYLWTSYRGGGAADATIAKTALTDIQTHAPQLALQPNYASVFSPANKGNNEILFALKYKLDEAQLPFANPFFPQSGLIANFYDSVGNRKFNVTTDNWGGLLSAPVKIAAYRKFSDLDSRKWVSIQGAYNLVNGVYRIAGAFVNKYQGEQNAGVRQFTNDFPVYRYADLLLLLAEAKIALGENPAAEINAVRSRAYGSNYNAATLGFPNQPIDANPKEALLNERYLEFIFEGKRWYDLRRMGDPYVFANTNIPSDQAYKLLWPVDRNTLTNNRLLVQTPGYESF; encoded by the coding sequence ATGAAAAAATATTTTATTGGCATCACATGTTATTGCATGTTTTTGTTGTTCTTCACAGCTTGTAATAAAAAATTAGATCTCACCCCGGTTAGTACTTACAGCGATGCCAGTTTCTGGAAATCCCCGGATCAGGTCGATGTATTTGTTACCGGAATGCATATTGCACTCAGGAGCAGCAATTACCAGCTTATCTTACTGGGAGAAATGAGAGCCGATATTTTTGGAACAGACCCCGGATCCAGCTCTGCTTTTACCGGGGAGTCTACCGCCGGCCTGGAACGTATGTGGACCAACAACCTCAACCAGGACAACGCCGGCGTGGCCAACTACGCCAACTTTTATTTCAATATCAATCAAATCAATCTGCTGATCAATAAGATCAACACGGTACCGTTAATGGATGCCGGCACCAAAAACTATTACCTGGGCATCGCCTATGGCATGAGGGCCTACTACTACTTCCATCTATTACGTAGCTGGGGGAAGACCGTTTTGCAAACAACCCCAACGCTGAATATCGACATTTCTGAATTAGCAAAAGCTGCTGCACCAGAGGACTCGGTAATGACGCAGATTAAATCGGATATTGAAAGTTCCGTTGCAAGTTTTGGTAATGATTACACGTTTAAAAGCCAAAAGGGATTCTGGTCAAAGACCGCCACCTTAATGCTTAAATCCGAAGTTTATCTCTGGACCAGTTATCGCGGTGGCGGCGCAGCCGATGCTACTATTGCAAAAACAGCCCTTACCGACATCCAGACACATGCTCCGCAATTAGCATTACAGCCCAACTATGCCAGTGTATTTTCACCGGCTAACAAGGGCAATAATGAAATACTATTTGCGCTGAAATACAAGCTGGACGAAGCGCAGCTGCCCTTTGCAAACCCGTTTTTTCCCCAGTCCGGGCTGATTGCCAATTTTTACGACTCCGTTGGGAACCGGAAATTTAACGTAACAACCGATAACTGGGGCGGCCTGTTAAGCGCTCCTGTAAAAATTGCAGCGTACCGGAAATTCAGCGACCTTGATTCCCGGAAATGGGTTAGCATACAGGGTGCCTATAACCTTGTAAACGGCGTTTACCGGATTGCCGGTGCCTTTGTCAATAAATACCAGGGGGAACAAAACGCCGGCGTACGTCAGTTCACAAACGACTTTCCGGTTTACAGGTATGCGGACCTCCTGCTGCTGCTTGCCGAAGCCAAGATTGCGTTAGGTGAAAATCCTGCCGCCGAAATCAACGCAGTACGGTCCCGGGCATATGGAAGCAATTATAACGCAGCAACACTGGGTTTTCCCAACCAACCAATTGACGCCAATCCGAAGGAGGCCCTGTTAAACGAACGCTACCTCGAGTTCATTTTCGAGGGAAAGCGCTGGTATGACCTGAGACGAATGGGAGATCCGTATGTTTTTGCCAATACCAATATCCCATCGGACCAGGCTTACAAACTGTTATGGCCGGTAGACCGGAATACCTTAACCAACAACCGGCTCCTGGTACAAACGCCCGGATACGAAAGTTTTTAA